In Paraburkholderia terrae, a genomic segment contains:
- a CDS encoding helix-turn-helix transcriptional regulator gives MSRTDDQILSTPHDDALPPTVVQRLMHVERCLFWRGELQRADLIDAFGINPIQAAKDFRVYMERYPDNMEYNKSRRRYLPLPGFVPKLISPETLDEFAGINSPLVPIASWPLPNRRATPQVLQSMVTAVRERQKIEVQYQSMTGEKPTWRWLSPHAFASDGERWHVRAYCHTRNEFRDFVLGRILTTRHVKSSEVDSSNDNDWTTVVDVRVTPNPDLASEKREAIALEYDLPRKTMEATLSLRKAMLFYVKAKFEPEGNDVPAAHQLSVEQIP, from the coding sequence GTGTCTCGGACTGACGATCAAATACTCTCAACGCCCCACGATGACGCGCTGCCACCGACAGTCGTCCAACGGTTGATGCATGTGGAGCGATGCCTGTTCTGGCGAGGCGAGCTGCAGCGGGCCGACCTGATCGACGCTTTCGGCATCAATCCGATTCAGGCCGCAAAAGATTTCCGCGTCTACATGGAGCGGTATCCAGACAACATGGAGTACAACAAGTCGCGCAGACGCTACTTGCCGCTGCCGGGTTTTGTTCCGAAACTGATTAGTCCCGAGACGCTGGACGAATTTGCGGGCATTAACTCTCCCCTTGTCCCAATCGCGAGTTGGCCTCTCCCGAATCGTCGCGCGACGCCGCAGGTGCTCCAGTCCATGGTGACTGCTGTTCGGGAACGGCAGAAGATCGAGGTCCAGTATCAGTCGATGACTGGAGAGAAACCTACGTGGCGGTGGCTTTCACCTCATGCCTTCGCATCTGACGGAGAACGATGGCATGTACGGGCGTACTGTCACACACGCAATGAATTTCGGGATTTCGTGTTAGGCCGCATTTTGACAACCCGACACGTCAAGAGCTCTGAAGTTGACTCGTCCAATGACAACGACTGGACTACGGTCGTGGACGTGCGCGTGACGCCCAACCCCGACCTTGCTTCCGAGAAGCGTGAAGCAATCGCACTGGAATATGATCTGCCGCGAAAGACGATGGAAGCCACGCTAAGCCTACGGAAGGCAATGCTGTTTTATGTGAAAGCGAAGTTTGAACCTGAGGGCAATGATGTGCCCGCTGCACATCAACTGTCGGTTGAGCAGATCCCATAG